A single genomic interval of Oryza sativa Japonica Group chromosome 7, ASM3414082v1 harbors:
- the LOC112936114 gene encoding GDSL esterase/lipase At4g10955: MQKGTAILPTGQNNLQPATTFMQNRNIKCSRLQNIQQSHPKAIMDLYLDLKVMVNTLPESKRSHLANKEVQNLVATIDKGTGSGCGGHGDGGSCIVWLMGHSLGASLALDVGRAMMAEKDYNLPTFLFNPPQVSLAPAIDVLLPTKKARRSIHAASSFLKARMDKVLKPHKERMEKLFEQLSPWAPELYVHERDLICKGYISYFEQREQVKERFRGVGKSAMALSYRDMLFAAFGKEKERPHLLPTARL, encoded by the coding sequence ATGCAGAAGGGAACAGCTATTCTACCGACCGGCCAAAACAACCTTCAGCCAGCCACTACGTTCATGCAAAACAGAAATATAAAATGCTCAAGATTACAAAATATCCAACAATCGCATCCCAAGGCGATCATGGATCTCTACCTCGACCTCAAGGTCATGGTGAACACCCTGCCGGAGTCCAAACGCTCCCACCTGGCAAACAAGGAGGTTCAAAACCTCGTCGCCACCATCGACAAGGGCACGGGATCAGGCTGTGGTGGTCATGGCGATGGTGGTAGTTGCATCGTCTGGCTTATGGGACACTCACTCGGCGCTTCTCTGGCGCTGGACGTGGGGCGGGCCATGATGGCGGAGAAAGATTACAATCTCCCGACCTTCCTCTTCAATCCGCCACAGGTGTCGCTGGCACCGGCGATAGACGTGCTTCTCCCGACGAAGAAAGCGAGGAGGTCCATACATGCAGCCAGCTCCTTCCTGAAGGCAAGAATGGACAAGGTCCTGAAGCCCCACAAGGAGCGCATGGAGAAGCTATTCGAGCAACTGTCGCCGTGGGCACCGGAGCTGTACGTGCATGAGAGGGATCTCATCTGCAAGGGCTACATCAGCTACTTTGAGCAACGGGAGCAGGTGAAGGAGCGGTTCCGTGGCGTAGGCAAGTCGGCGATGGCGTTGTCGTACCGTGACATGTTGTTTGCCGCGTTCGGGAAGGAGAAGGAGCGACCGCACCTCCTGCCAACGGCGAGACTCTAG